A stretch of Aythya fuligula isolate bAytFul2 chromosome 1, bAytFul2.pri, whole genome shotgun sequence DNA encodes these proteins:
- the DBX2 gene encoding homeobox protein DBX2 produces MLPSALYWDLVGSSALLNLPAAPGFGNLGKSFLIENLLRAGAPQSPAQLRPLPASPVPLKLCPAAEQISPSGGPFPTRWAFQVLNPSAADGGRLPARAPAADRGGVFPPAATALSKHFFLRAPPFYSACCGGSCQHPASPTAFPREESVLPLLTQESNSKARRGILRRAVFSEDQRKALEKMFQKQKYISKTDRKKLAINLGLKESQVKIWFQNRRMKWRNSKEKEVLSNRCLQEGLQENYLSQSTMNFASPCPSVWEVSQEQASPRWKEKSPGNSERLASTQPPPRANSSQSPLYLYPDQDTANKAVTSSA; encoded by the exons ATGCTGCCCAGCGCCCTGTACTGGGACCTGGTGGGCTCCTCGGCTCTCCTCAACCTGCCGGCGGCGCCGGGCTTCGGCAACCTGGGCAAAAGTTTCCTCATCGAGAACTTGCTGCGGGCCGGGGCGCCGCAGAGCCCTGCCCAGCTCCGTCCCCTCCCCgccagccccgtccccctcAAGCTGTGCCCCGCGGCGGAACAAATCAGCCCCTCGGGGGGTCCCTTCCCGACACGGTGGGCTTTTCAAGTGCTTAACCCCTCGGCGGCAGACGGCGGCCGCCTGCCAGCGCGGGCTCCGGCGGCGGACAGAGGCGGCGTCTTCCCGCCGGCGGCCACAG ctctttccaaacacttttttctcCGAGCCCCGCCATTCTACTCAGCATGCTGCGGTGGGTCCTGTCAGCACCCTGCATCCCCCACTGCTTTTCCAA GAGAGGAAAGTGTCCTGCCTCTTCTGACCCAGGAGTCTAACTCCAAAGCCCGGAGAGGTATATTACGAAGAGCTGTCTTTTCTGAAGACCAGAGGAAAGCTttggagaaaatgtttcagaagcagaagtatATCAGTAAAACAGACAGGAAGAAACTGGCCATTAACCTGGGTCTAAAGGAGTCTCAG GTGAAAATTTGGTTTCAGAATCGAAGGATGAAGTGGCGAAactccaaagaaaaagaagtgcttTCAAACAGGTGCCTCCAAGAAGGTCTTCAGGAGAACTACCTCTCACAATCCACCATGAATTTTGCCTCCCCATGCCCCTCTGTGTGGGAAGTGTCTCAGGAGCAGGCAAGTCCAAGGTGGAAGGAGAAGTCTCCAGGGAATTCTGAAAGACTGGCTAGTACGCAACCACCTCCAAGAGCAAATTCATCGCAGAGCCCACTGTATTTGTATCCTGACCAAGACACTGCAAATAAGGCAGTTACATCATCAGCTTAA